CGGCGGAGCTTGGCGCCTGGAGGGCGGGCCTAGCGCTTACGGCTGGAAACCGGCGGGGATGCCGCCAGGGCTATAAATTCTCGCGCACGTCCAGGCGGCTCGCGTTCAGCGCCGGCCGGATGCTCACGGCCAGCGTGATGAGGATGATGGACATGCACGTGAAAATGATGTCCGAGGCCTGCATTTTTACCGGGTAAGCATCCACCACGCTCGTGGCCATGCCCATGCTCACAAAGCCAAAGCGCTGCTGCAGCCAGCACAGCGCCACGCCCAGCACGAGGCCCGTGGCCGCCCCCACCAGCGCCACAATGGCGCCCACGTACAGAAACGTGCGACGCACCGTTTTCTGGTTGGCGCCCATGGCCAGCAGCACGGCAATGTCTTTTTTCTTGTCGATGACCAGCATCGAAAGCGAGAAAAAGATGTTGAGCGAGGCGATGAGCAGAATGAGCGTGAAGGTGATGAACACGAACAGCTTCTCGACCTTGATGGCCTTGAACAGGCTCACGTGCTGCTCGTCGGAATCCTGCACTTTGAAATTGGGCCCCAGCTGCTTGCGGAGCTGGTTTTTCACCTGCTCAATCTCAAAGCTCTGGCCCACTTTCACGTAGAGCGCGGTGCGGCGCGTGCCGTAGTTCAGCAAGCGTTGGGCAAACGCGAGGGGCACGAAAATGTAGCTGTCGTCGATGTGCTGCTCGATGAGAAACACGCCGCCCGCAATCAGGTCCTGCTCGTTGAAGGCCTTGCTAGGGTCGGTGCTGAGGGCTTTTTTGCCGGGCGTGTTGCGCGGGTAGAGCAGGCGCATGGGCGCCAAGCGGTTGTTGAGCGTGATGCTGAGCTCGTGCTGCACGCCGGCGCCCACCAGGGCCAGTTCCAAGCTGTCGCGGCGCAGGCGGTGGTCGCCTTCGCGGATGTTGGCGTCAATCTGGCTCTGGCCGAAGTAGTTGTCCGAGAGGCCGCGCATTTTCACCACCATCTGGCGGTCGTGGTACTGCAGCAGGGCGTTGTCTTCGATGACTTCGGTGAGCAGGGCCACACCGGGCGTGTTTTCCAGCTTCATCAGGAAGGTGCGGTCCACGTCGAAGGCCTTGCCTTTGGTGGCCGAAATCACCAAGTTGGGGTCCGACTTGCCATAGAGCGTACGCACCAAATCCTCCAGCCCGTTGAACACCGACAGCACGATAATCAGCGCCATGGTGCCCACCGCCACCCCAATCATCGAAATGTTGGAGATGATGGTGATGATGTTGCGCTTGTTCTTGGAACGGAAGTAGCGCCGGGCAATGAGGAGAGGAACTTTCACCTAACGGATTGAGGGAGGAAGGCAGCAGGCGGGGTAGAAGGAAGCAATTTCGGGTAAAGCTATTGAATGCGCGTCAACGCTGGCTGGCGGCCGTTCGTTGCGGCCTACTTCCACGCCTTCACAATCAGGCCGGTGCCCGAGTCGTGCACCGTGCGGGCGTCGAGCCAGTTCAGCAACAGGCAGAACGGAAACGTGACGAGGTAGTAGAACGGCAAAATGATGAAAAACAGGCGCGACTTGCCCAGCATCAAAATCGGGTATTTCATGCTCAGGCGCCACGAAATCTGGCCGGGCTCGCCATAGGAATAACGGGCCTCCACGCGCTCGAAGCCGGCGGTGGTGAGCTTCTGCTGGATTTCGCGGATGTTGTAGCCATCGCGCACGTGCTCCTCGATGAAGCTGGTTTCGCCGTCGTCGTGCACGTCGGAGCCGCCCTGGTCGCTGGGCGTGGAAATCAGCAGCATGCCGCCGTCCTTCAGCGAAGCGTGGATGTTGCGAAACACCTCCACGTCTTCCAGAATGTGCTCCATCACGTCGACCGACAAGGCCAGGTCAAACGAGTTCGGCTCCCGGTACAGCACCAAGTCCTGCACCGCAAACTGCACATTGCGGCGCCCAATCTGCCGGAAAAAGGCGTTGGAGTCGGCCACCTGCTCCTCCTTCACGTCCACGGCCAGGATATTCCACTTGCTGCTCAGGCCACTCAGCCAGTAAGTGTATTGGCCATAGCCAGAGCCGGCGTCCAGGATGTTGAGCGGCTCCTGGGTGCGGCCTTTGGCCCAGCGGCGCAGCTCGCGGTGCACGTGCCAGGTGCGCAGCAGCAACAGGTCGAGCAGGTGATAAAACAGCCGGCGCAGCCACGGCGTGCGGTTGAATACCTGGCCGAGCGTCTTCTTAATCGGGTCGTAGTACAAGTCGGTAAATGGGGAAGTGAGTAAATGAGTAAATGGAGCGGGGCCAACAACGCATTGCGTTTGCGCCCTTACTCATTTACCCACTTGCTCATTTGCTAATTGAACAGGCGCGGGCGGGCCGGTTTGTCGTCGTTCTCGCCTTCGTCGTCCTTGGGCGCGGGCGGAATGTCGAGGGTGCCGAGCACCTGGTCCATGTGGGCGGCGTACGCGGCGCTGTCGTCGTGGAAGAAAATAAGCTCCGGCACCACGCGGGCCGTTTGGCGGATGCGTTTGGCCAGGGCGTGCCGAATTTCCTTGGCGTTGTCCTTGATGATTTCGAGGCGGTCGGCGGCGTTGTTGCCCAGCAGCAGGCTCAGGTACACGCGGGCCTGGCCCAGGTCGGGCGTCACTTTCACGGCGCTGATGGCCGGC
This DNA window, taken from Hymenobacter sp. 5317J-9, encodes the following:
- a CDS encoding FtsX-like permease family protein, with the translated sequence MKVPLLIARRYFRSKNKRNIITIISNISMIGVAVGTMALIIVLSVFNGLEDLVRTLYGKSDPNLVISATKGKAFDVDRTFLMKLENTPGVALLTEVIEDNALLQYHDRQMVVKMRGLSDNYFGQSQIDANIREGDHRLRRDSLELALVGAGVQHELSITLNNRLAPMRLLYPRNTPGKKALSTDPSKAFNEQDLIAGGVFLIEQHIDDSYIFVPLAFAQRLLNYGTRRTALYVKVGQSFEIEQVKNQLRKQLGPNFKVQDSDEQHVSLFKAIKVEKLFVFITFTLILLIASLNIFFSLSMLVIDKKKDIAVLLAMGANQKTVRRTFLYVGAIVALVGAATGLVLGVALCWLQQRFGFVSMGMATSVVDAYPVKMQASDIIFTCMSIILITLAVSIRPALNASRLDVRENL
- a CDS encoding class I SAM-dependent methyltransferase; the protein is MYYDPIKKTLGQVFNRTPWLRRLFYHLLDLLLLRTWHVHRELRRWAKGRTQEPLNILDAGSGYGQYTYWLSGLSSKWNILAVDVKEEQVADSNAFFRQIGRRNVQFAVQDLVLYREPNSFDLALSVDVMEHILEDVEVFRNIHASLKDGGMLLISTPSDQGGSDVHDDGETSFIEEHVRDGYNIREIQQKLTTAGFERVEARYSYGEPGQISWRLSMKYPILMLGKSRLFFIILPFYYLVTFPFCLLLNWLDARTVHDSGTGLIVKAWK
- a CDS encoding ribosome-binding factor A, producing the protein MESKRQQKMASLLQQELAAVLQRDLPHLFGGGLAPAISAVKVTPDLGQARVYLSLLLGNNAADRLEIIKDNAKEIRHALAKRIRQTARVVPELIFFHDDSAAYAAHMDQVLGTLDIPPAPKDDEGENDDKPARPRLFN